A window from Halomicrobium urmianum encodes these proteins:
- a CDS encoding cation:proton antiporter domain-containing protein, whose amino-acid sequence MAETSLLLLVAGIIAIGVLAQIVATRLRTPSIIFYIAAGLVLGEPGLEIVTVDTFGIVGLQTIVGLAVAIIVFEGAFHLRVERIREAPAAAIRLVTLGAVIALVGTAVTVRFAFDVTWNLSFTIGALLVATGPTVVTPILAVVPVRDRVAAALETEGIVNDVTAAVMAIVFFKTVNPEAVAEGFVSAFLRRMGVGLLVGVMVAAIVYYLLRYVDLSPGDAPRNARLLAFAGALVAYAVANSQATEAGVAAAAVAGFLLGNADIPYEDDIEDFKGDITLIVLSFVFIALAALLDVAALREVGIPGLVVVAVMALVLRPILVFLSTVGDRFTRQERAFMSFMGPRGIIPASVATLFAVELQAAAEELNEPILVEHANILLGTVFLAILLTAVFQGGLARYVAERLDVIPMRTIIVGGGKVGRALAERLEDRGENVVIVEEREDVVESARNAGFTVHHGDGTDTEVLQSAGAENAKVVAAATGDDDANLLVAQLANSKFDIERIIARANNPDNVEAFEDLGVSTISSAMATAWAIDNQIERPAIANWMTDVGRTGDVQEIEVTNAEVAGVPISELGPQLPDACIVALVTRDGQTEVPTADMMLELGDTVTLLGRRQSVRDGMAMINPEND is encoded by the coding sequence ATGGCGGAGACCAGTCTGTTGTTGCTCGTGGCCGGGATCATTGCCATCGGCGTTCTGGCGCAGATCGTCGCCACCCGACTGCGGACGCCGAGCATCATCTTCTACATCGCCGCCGGCCTGGTTCTGGGAGAACCCGGACTGGAGATAGTGACCGTCGACACCTTCGGGATCGTCGGCCTCCAGACCATCGTCGGTCTCGCGGTCGCGATCATCGTCTTCGAGGGGGCCTTCCACCTGCGGGTCGAGCGCATCCGCGAGGCGCCGGCCGCGGCGATCCGCCTGGTGACCCTGGGGGCCGTCATCGCGCTCGTCGGGACGGCGGTCACTGTCCGGTTCGCGTTCGACGTCACGTGGAACCTCTCGTTTACGATCGGTGCGCTGCTGGTCGCGACGGGCCCGACCGTGGTCACGCCGATCCTCGCGGTCGTCCCGGTCCGCGACCGGGTCGCCGCCGCGCTGGAGACGGAAGGCATCGTCAACGACGTCACCGCGGCGGTCATGGCCATCGTCTTCTTCAAGACCGTCAACCCGGAGGCCGTCGCCGAGGGGTTCGTGTCCGCCTTCCTCAGGCGGATGGGCGTCGGACTGCTCGTCGGCGTCATGGTGGCGGCTATCGTCTACTACCTACTTCGCTACGTCGACCTCTCGCCGGGCGACGCCCCGCGCAACGCCCGGCTACTGGCGTTCGCCGGCGCGCTGGTCGCCTACGCGGTGGCGAACTCACAGGCCACCGAGGCCGGCGTCGCCGCCGCCGCGGTCGCCGGGTTCCTGCTCGGGAACGCCGACATCCCCTACGAGGACGACATCGAGGACTTCAAGGGAGACATCACCCTGATCGTCCTCTCGTTCGTCTTCATCGCGCTGGCGGCGCTGCTCGACGTCGCGGCTCTCCGCGAGGTCGGCATCCCGGGACTGGTCGTCGTCGCCGTGATGGCACTGGTGCTCCGGCCGATTCTCGTCTTCCTCTCGACCGTCGGTGACCGGTTCACCCGTCAGGAGCGGGCGTTCATGAGCTTCATGGGCCCGCGCGGGATCATCCCGGCGTCGGTCGCGACGCTGTTCGCGGTCGAACTGCAGGCCGCCGCCGAGGAGCTGAACGAACCGATACTGGTCGAGCACGCGAACATCCTGCTCGGGACTGTCTTCCTCGCGATCCTGCTGACAGCCGTCTTCCAGGGCGGCCTGGCGCGATACGTTGCCGAACGACTGGACGTGATACCAATGCGAACGATAATCGTTGGAGGCGGGAAGGTGGGCCGCGCGCTCGCCGAACGCCTCGAGGACCGCGGAGAGAACGTCGTCATCGTCGAAGAGCGTGAGGACGTGGTAGAGAGCGCCCGCAACGCGGGCTTCACCGTTCACCACGGGGACGGCACCGACACCGAGGTGTTGCAGTCGGCCGGTGCCGAGAACGCCAAGGTCGTCGCCGCCGCGACCGGCGACGACGACGCGAACCTCCTGGTCGCCCAGCTCGCGAACTCCAAGTTCGACATCGAGCGCATCATCGCCCGGGCGAATAACCCCGACAACGTCGAGGCGTTCGAGGACCTCGGCGTCAGCACCATCTCCTCGGCGATGGCGACGGCCTGGGCCATCGACAACCAGATCGAGCGCCCCGCCATCGCCAACTGGATGACGGACGTCGGGCGGACCGGCGACGTCCAGGAGATCGAGGTCACCAACGCGGAAGTGGCCGGCGTCCCGATCAGCGAACTCGGGCCGCAGCTGCCCGACGCGTGCATCGTCGCGCTGGTCACCCGTGACGGCCAGACGGAGGTCCCCACCGCCGACATGATGCTCGAACTCGGCGACACGGTGACGCTGCTGGGACGCCGCCAGTCCGTCCGCGACGGGATGGCCATGATCAACCCGGAGAACGACTGA
- a CDS encoding ATP-binding protein, with product MSDPELAVVEFLLTTQVYSERRELDPDDLPPAYRAAFWSDGEIERPLSPTASAATEATGLERPWEAISGLMFTDRDDFSGTLQFTDRDMAEEWYLKRTDADRLMDNPALAAEYGDEFEDVDYELARERNRPARADRALIDSLLNEAFDEEEEEEGMLDLVDVRAPEEVEMTMDHLVLTADQEAEIHKIVKAIEHRDYLADIGLREIGKLLFVGPPGTGKTSVARALAHDLDLPFVEVKLSMITSQYLGETAKNVEKTFEVAKRLSPCILFMDEFDFVAKTRSSDEHAAIKRAVNTLLKSIDEVSLIQDDVLLIGATNHPDQLDAAVWRRFDEIVNFPKPDRNMRADILRVVTQEMDIVDFEPQELAEITEGLTGSDLRLVLREAVLDALTEERTTLTQQDLRDAVADFEERDNLKNMDMIEGDHDALVAGGDISGAGDSEAASDGGEASGASRPSSGGTPDGGHDHDH from the coding sequence ATGAGTGATCCGGAGCTAGCAGTCGTCGAGTTTCTGCTCACGACGCAGGTGTACTCCGAGCGTCGCGAGCTCGACCCCGACGACCTGCCGCCGGCCTACCGGGCGGCGTTCTGGAGCGACGGAGAGATCGAGCGGCCGCTGTCGCCGACCGCGTCGGCGGCGACCGAGGCGACGGGCCTCGAACGCCCCTGGGAGGCCATCTCGGGGCTGATGTTCACGGACCGCGACGACTTCTCCGGCACGCTGCAGTTCACCGATCGGGACATGGCCGAGGAGTGGTATCTCAAGCGGACCGACGCCGATCGCCTGATGGACAACCCTGCGCTGGCCGCCGAGTACGGGGACGAGTTCGAGGACGTCGACTACGAACTCGCCCGCGAGCGCAACCGGCCGGCGCGGGCCGACCGCGCGCTGATCGACTCGCTGCTGAACGAGGCCTTCGACGAGGAGGAAGAGGAGGAGGGCATGCTCGACCTCGTCGACGTGCGCGCCCCCGAGGAGGTCGAGATGACGATGGACCACCTCGTCCTCACGGCCGACCAGGAGGCCGAGATCCACAAGATCGTCAAGGCCATCGAGCACCGCGACTACCTCGCCGACATCGGCCTGCGGGAGATCGGCAAGCTCCTGTTCGTCGGCCCGCCGGGCACTGGCAAGACCAGCGTCGCCCGCGCGCTGGCCCACGACCTCGACCTCCCGTTCGTCGAGGTGAAGCTGTCGATGATCACCTCGCAGTACCTCGGCGAGACGGCCAAGAACGTCGAGAAGACCTTCGAGGTGGCCAAGCGGCTCTCGCCCTGCATCCTCTTCATGGACGAGTTCGACTTCGTCGCGAAGACCCGCTCGTCCGACGAGCACGCCGCGATCAAGCGCGCCGTCAACACCCTGCTGAAGTCCATCGACGAGGTCAGCCTGATTCAGGACGACGTGCTCCTGATCGGCGCCACCAACCACCCCGATCAGCTGGACGCCGCCGTCTGGCGCCGCTTCGACGAGATCGTCAACTTCCCCAAGCCCGACCGGAACATGCGCGCGGACATCCTCCGCGTCGTCACCCAGGAGATGGACATCGTCGACTTCGAGCCCCAGGAACTGGCCGAGATCACTGAGGGGCTGACCGGCTCCGACCTCCGGCTGGTGCTCCGGGAGGCCGTGCTCGACGCCCTGACCGAGGAGCGGACCACGCTCACCCAGCAGGACCTCCGGGACGCCGTCGCCGACTTCGAGGAGCGGGACAACCTCAAGAACATGGACATGATCGAGGGCGACCACGACGCGCTGGTCGCCGGCGGCGACATCTCCGGCGCGGGCGACTCGGAGGCCGCCTCCGACGGTGGTGAGGCGAGCGGCGCGAGCCGACCCTCGTCGGGCGGGACGCCCGACGGTGGACACGACCACGACCACTGA
- a CDS encoding DUF7473 family protein codes for MVAPLQAGLPGPGLVALVVTALVTWLFYAVTLHLAATFFIGDVPTQPAAAAAVAPAVVSLLLQQYAGSGLLILVSVVATVAVDFAAVSYAYRLEWRSTAPLVALHVAFATILGYALNNIFGFV; via the coding sequence ATGGTCGCGCCCCTGCAGGCCGGGCTTCCGGGCCCCGGACTCGTCGCCCTCGTCGTCACGGCGCTGGTCACCTGGCTGTTCTACGCCGTCACGCTCCACCTGGCGGCCACATTCTTCATCGGCGACGTACCGACTCAGCCGGCCGCCGCCGCCGCGGTAGCCCCGGCCGTCGTCTCCCTGCTGCTCCAGCAGTACGCCGGCAGCGGGCTCCTGATCCTCGTGTCCGTCGTGGCGACGGTAGCGGTGGACTTCGCCGCCGTGAGCTACGCGTACCGGCTCGAGTGGCGCTCGACGGCCCCGCTGGTTGCGCTGCATGTCGCGTTCGCGACGATTCTGGGGTACGCGCTGAACAACATCTTCGGGTTCGTCTAG
- a CDS encoding alpha/beta fold hydrolase — protein MTEPRTVTLPDGRRLAYEEYGRTDGRPVFCFHGNPGSRLLWSLFDDVAQGRDLRLVAPDRPGFGRSDFHPDRDLLDWADDVCELARELGIDRFGVVGFSAGGPHAAVCGAELPDRMAETALVSSPGPPPTLEHSTDGHRRMAAATRYPGVSRGLFGATGWLARNWRSRFRAAIERGASEPDRELLESLTGDVLLTDAAEAFRQGGKGPAHEYPLLAQEWPFDPGDADPVLWHGRRDSSVDLAAAEAFVRELPEPDLTVVDAGHYSTLVEEAESILTAVAP, from the coding sequence GTGACAGAGCCACGGACGGTGACGCTCCCGGACGGCCGTCGACTCGCCTACGAGGAGTACGGGCGGACCGACGGCCGGCCGGTGTTCTGCTTCCACGGTAACCCCGGCTCGCGGCTGCTGTGGTCGCTGTTCGACGACGTCGCACAGGGGCGGGACCTGCGGCTCGTCGCGCCCGATCGGCCGGGCTTCGGCCGCTCGGACTTTCACCCCGACAGGGATCTGCTCGACTGGGCCGACGACGTCTGCGAACTGGCCCGGGAACTGGGGATCGACCGGTTCGGCGTCGTCGGCTTCTCGGCGGGCGGCCCCCACGCCGCGGTCTGCGGCGCGGAGCTACCCGACCGGATGGCCGAGACGGCGCTGGTCAGCAGCCCGGGGCCGCCGCCGACGCTGGAACACTCAACGGACGGCCACCGGCGCATGGCGGCCGCGACGCGGTATCCGGGCGTCTCGCGCGGACTGTTCGGCGCGACGGGGTGGCTCGCGCGCAACTGGCGCTCGCGGTTCCGGGCCGCCATCGAGCGCGGCGCCTCCGAGCCCGACCGCGAACTGCTGGAGTCGCTGACCGGGGACGTGCTCCTCACGGACGCCGCGGAGGCGTTCCGGCAGGGCGGCAAGGGGCCGGCCCACGAGTACCCGCTGCTGGCCCAGGAGTGGCCGTTCGACCCCGGCGACGCCGATCCCGTCCTGTGGCACGGCCGCCGGGATTCCTCGGTCGACCTCGCCGCCGCGGAAGCGTTCGTCCGCGAGCTACCGGAGCCCGACCTGACGGTCGTCGACGCCGGCCACTACTCGACGCTGGTCGAGGAGGCGGAGTCGATCCTGACGGCGGTCGCGCCCTGA
- a CDS encoding MBL fold metallo-hydrolase, which produces MGIGDVYQAEEVDPDLHYVDTGMYDVPEYGSVYVIDAERPALVDTGIGTDHERVLAALDEVGLDPADIEVLAVTHVHLDHAGGAGFLVDACPNATVYVHGIGAPHLADPSRLWEGTEAAVGDQIEFYTEPRPVPEDRIVELEDGDRIDLGDRELVVHRAPGHAPHQVVFEAPWMDAVFTADAAGIYAPSVDELHPTSPPPDFDLDRALADVHDLREMDPEWLLYGHFGPARTDDRLDEYESVLTEWVEAVTAKHTEFDDDEDVFEHFEETVETPDAWGERKGRAEVALNVRGVLRYLDEG; this is translated from the coding sequence ATGGGAATCGGCGACGTGTACCAGGCCGAGGAAGTCGATCCGGACCTCCACTACGTCGACACCGGAATGTACGACGTCCCGGAGTACGGATCGGTGTACGTGATCGACGCCGAGCGGCCGGCGCTCGTGGACACCGGTATCGGGACCGACCACGAGCGCGTGCTGGCGGCGCTGGACGAGGTCGGCCTCGATCCGGCCGATATCGAGGTGCTGGCGGTGACCCATGTCCACCTCGACCACGCCGGCGGCGCGGGCTTTCTCGTCGACGCGTGCCCGAACGCCACGGTGTACGTCCACGGGATCGGTGCCCCGCACCTCGCGGACCCGTCGCGGCTCTGGGAGGGCACGGAGGCCGCCGTGGGCGACCAGATCGAGTTCTACACCGAACCCCGACCCGTCCCCGAGGACCGCATCGTCGAACTCGAGGACGGCGACCGGATCGATCTGGGCGACCGCGAGCTGGTGGTCCACCGCGCGCCGGGCCACGCGCCCCACCAGGTCGTCTTCGAGGCCCCCTGGATGGACGCCGTCTTCACGGCCGACGCGGCCGGCATCTACGCGCCCTCGGTCGACGAGCTGCACCCGACGAGCCCGCCGCCGGACTTCGACCTCGACCGGGCGCTGGCCGACGTCCACGACCTCCGGGAGATGGACCCGGAGTGGCTGCTGTACGGCCACTTCGGGCCCGCGCGGACCGACGACCGCCTGGACGAGTACGAGTCCGTCCTGACGGAGTGGGTCGAAGCCGTCACCGCCAAGCACACCGAGTTCGACGACGACGAGGACGTCTTCGAGCACTTCGAGGAGACGGTCGAGACGCCCGACGCCTGGGGCGAGCGCAAGGGCCGCGCTGAGGTTGCCCTGAACGTCCGCGGAGTCCTGCGCTACCTCGACGAGGGGTGA